The candidate division WOR-3 bacterium genome contains the following window.
GCCTTTTTTTTATCGTATTTTACAGAGCCTATCAAGTCGCTCGCATTCATGACTACGGCAGGATCGAACTGCAGTTTTCTGTACCTTCTGAGCATTCTCGACAGGTGCCTGTTTACGGTTATCACAGCGTCGGCTTTTCCCGCAAAATAAATTTCTGTCATAGCCCACAGACACCTTTTGAAGCGTTTGTTCCTGAGTTCTTTCACTCCAGTCGCGAATTCGTGGCTGTCGTAAATAAATTTACACCGGTTGATTCTCGACAGGCAATAGCCTGCCGGCAATGTGTTGGCGTCGTGACAATGAACAGCGGCGGGATATGGGTGATTTCCGGCAAAGATCGCGCACAGCCAGAAAACGGCAAACCGCAGCGGGGTTCTTGTCCACGGGCCTGTTTTAACCGGCACGAAAATCACTTTTCCGATTTTCGTCTTTTTTTTGTTTTTTTCGGAAGGATAGAGAACGGTGACGCCGAATCCGATTTCACAAAGAGCTTTCGCTTCCTTTAAAATCCTTCTGTCGGAAGTCGCTTCTGAAAACACGAGCATTAAAATTTCGGTTCTTTCAGTTTTTTTAATTTAAAACCACCTCGTCACCGCAAAAAAGCGAAACTTTGAATTCTGAAGGACCGATCTTTTCAATCTTTCCATTTCCTCGGATTTCCGGGAAACATCTTTTATCCATAAAGGATAAAACAGCGTTTTTAAGATCGGAACCCGCTCTGAGAATATTTTTACCATTGACCGGCCTAAGTCTTTTTTTTGCGTCAATATATTCCTCTATTTCTGAAAGAGGGGCTATCCATGCGCTTTCTTTCTTCGCTTCAGTGAGGATGCTCTCGTAAATTTCGCTGAAACGGCCGTCAAACATTTCCGAAAACATCCTCTGATGCCACAACAGGTTGAGGATGCCTTTTCTTTTTTTTATGGAATCTGCATAATCAGGAGAATATTCCTGACCCGCAATTAAAGCCATGTCGGTTAAAGTAATCGGGAATTCCGTGATTTTCAGTCTTCTTGAAATTTCTTTGTGCCAGGGTGCGTAATAAGAGCAGGAAGGCCTGACAAACTCCCATTTTCTGGGATGGGCGACAGACGAGTCGTAAGCGAACCCGGCAAGCTCCGCATCGTAAAGAGCTTCTTCGCTTTCAAGCAGGTAATGATATCTCAGACCTGTGACATTCTTTTCCGAAGCCCTTTCGATTTTACTTTTCTCTTTCTTCAGCCTTCCGGGATTCTTTTTCGATTGAATGCTCGCATGAAGAGCTATTTCCCACCCTCCGACAGCTAAATCTTTAAGTACCGTCTTCATTTTCTCTGCGTCGTATCTTCTGCCGTGAGCGTCTCTTTTTACAGCGAGAAAAAAAAACGTCGATTTTACGCCTATCTTCCCCTCGAAATCCCTGAGTTTTTCAATGCAATAATAAGGATCCTCTTTCGGGTTGAAAAGAAATTTCAAAGATTCACGAAAAGAATACGAGTGGTTTTTTTTCAGAAGATTGCGTGTAAAATTCGTCGGTGAAAAAAATCTGGTCCTGTCGACGTCGTGAGTCGGAGAAACCGCGTAAGGCGCTCCATTAGGCCAGCGTGAAACAAAACAAGCTCTGTCTGAAAATTTTTCTGCGGTTTTCGAATAAACGGTCCAGGCAAAATCCTCCAAAAAGAATTCGTTTGCAGCTCTCTTTTCAGCGAAAGCCTCTGACAGTTGAGCCAAATCATCCGTATGAATTTCCAATCGCACGTTAAACCTGCCGGAGTCTTTTCTATCTCTGAACACTATATCGCAGGGAAGCCTGTCTACGACAAAATGTACGAGACCCGACATTTCCAAAGCGGTCTTTATCCAACTGCAATACTCGCTCTTGTTCCTGAGAGATATTTTTGGGTCAAGGACCTTTATTATCTGCAAAGTCTCGCGTACCTCAGCAGTTTTAGCCCGAATCCGGCTTTAAAGAAAGAGACACTGCGGGTGTTTGCTCCGCACAGGTCAAAATATTTACCGCGCCCTGTTTCTTCAGAAATTGATCTTTTGAGCAAAAGAGAGTTTGCGCCTTCCGCGTTCCCTTTTTCCGTTGATCCGGCTATCCAGTCGAAACTCGTCTGATCTCCTTCTATCGTCGCCCTGAACGCGGCAGGAAAACCGTCGGCATCAAAAGCGGTTCTGATTTTGAGAATATTCAGTTCGTCTGCTTTTTCAATCATACCCAGGATGTATTTTTTTTCGTAAGGCGGCTTTCTTTTGTGTCTCGAGTAAGATTTAAAAAGCATGTCGGACAGCGCGTCGAAGTCACTGCATTCACCGACAGTCAAGTTTCTGCTTTCAGCTTTTTTTATCTGCTTTCTTTCTTCTCTGTCTATTCCGGACTCGTCCCATCCCGGAAAGGCCGCGTATGTGTATAATACCTCAGCCTTGAATCCGCACCAGATAAAAGGTCTGACGTCAGCGTTTTCAGGAGAGGCGAGAATGACTGAATTTTTCGGCAGGATTTTGGAGATTTCCTCCACGATGGAAAGCATGTGTCTTTCGAAACTTTTACCTTCGTTCTTCTTTTCGATTTTTACGATACAGGAATATGGAAGAGACGGCACCGGAACCATTTTATTTTTTTTCGAAAACGAATAAAACAGAATATTCACCTTGTCTGTTCGGGCTCCGAAAAAGCTGGCTTTATATCCCGTCAGTTCCGCCGCTTTTTTTATGAGATCCGGATGAAAAATACCGTCAGGGTAAAAATCTCCGGAAATATCAGAAAACAAGTCAACTTTCATTGTATTTGCAATTATAATTGATGCCGATGAATCTGAAAACGCTTCTTAAACATATATTCATATATTCTGCCGGCGCAGTATTTTACCAGCTCATCAATATCATTGCGACCAAAACATATACAAACGTATTTTCGGTCGAAGATTTCGGCATGATATCGTACGTACTCACTTTTACGGCTCTCCTTTCGACTGCTTTGAGCGGCATACAGATTTCCAGCGCTCTTGGACGCTTTTACACAGACAAACAGTTTGCCGGGCAAAAAAATACGGTGTTCGCGACCTGCTTTTTTACTCTTTTGTTTTTCTCTACTGTGACTTTCTTTTTATCAGGAACGCTTTCCTTTCCACTGAGGCATGTTCTTTTCCCGAAAATTCAGAATTCTGCAGTGTTTATTCTTATTTTTGTTTTCTGTTTTGTAAGTACACAGGAAAAATTTCTGGCTCTTTTTTTCAAGTGGGACCTCAAACCAAACGTCTACATAATATTTTACAATTTGTCGCCTTTGGCCTCGCTGTTGCTTGTCATCATTATGTCATCTTTCCTGTCAAGCGCCGTGGCCGGATTCATGTCCGGAATAACCGGCGGCTCCCTTCTAATAGTCTTCCTTCTGATGTTTCTTTTAATAAAACGTCTGTCGTTGGTCTTCGACAAAGACTGGGCGAGAAAAGTAATCAGGTTTTCTCTCCCTTTGATACCGTATACGAGCACGCTTCTCGTACTCACTTTCGTGGACAGATTTCTAATAAGGTTGTTCATCGGTTACGAAGCGGTAGCTGTGTATTCGATTGGAGCAAAGATATCAGCTGTTATTTCAGCGGTCTCCGCCGGTTTCAGAAACGCATGGGGTCCGTACTTTTACACGACATATTCAGACGAAAATTCCGGGTATAATTTTGCCAGGGTATTCGACCTTTTTAATTTTTTCGCGATCGGCACAATGCTCGTCATAACTCTGTTTTCCAGGCAGTTTATACTTCTTATATCATCGGAAAAATATCTGGGAGCCATCCAGATAGTGCCTTTTCTTGTCGTCAGCAATATTGTGTTTAACCTTCAGTACTTTCTTTTGGGAATATACATCAAAAACAAGACTATTTATCTCACTTATACCGCGTTGACGGGGATAGCGGTGAACATTGTTCTGGACATTTTTCTCATACCCCGATATCAGCTCCTGGGCGCGGCTTTCGCGACCATGCTGTCTTTTTCGGTTATGTTTTTTATAAACCTGCTTTTGTCCCAAAAACTTCATAAAATACCCTACAGAATCAAATTTAACCTCCTGTCTTTTCTTCCCTGGATAGCTTTTTGCCTGATGTGGAACCGATTGATTATTTTCGATTCACTTGCGCTGAAAATCGTTTTAATTTTTCTGTACGTTTTCGTGAATAATATGACCGGAGTTTTCAGTTTCAGGTACGCTCAACGAAAGATACGGGACTACATCAAGCAGAAGTAGATCAAATTCCCGCAG
Protein-coding sequences here:
- a CDS encoding oligosaccharide flippase family protein; this translates as MNLKTLLKHIFIYSAGAVFYQLINIIATKTYTNVFSVEDFGMISYVLTFTALLSTALSGIQISSALGRFYTDKQFAGQKNTVFATCFFTLLFFSTVTFFLSGTLSFPLRHVLFPKIQNSAVFILIFVFCFVSTQEKFLALFFKWDLKPNVYIIFYNLSPLASLLLVIIMSSFLSSAVAGFMSGITGGSLLIVFLLMFLLIKRLSLVFDKDWARKVIRFSLPLIPYTSTLLVLTFVDRFLIRLFIGYEAVAVYSIGAKISAVISAVSAGFRNAWGPYFYTTYSDENSGYNFARVFDLFNFFAIGTMLVITLFSRQFILLISSEKYLGAIQIVPFLVVSNIVFNLQYFLLGIYIKNKTIYLTYTALTGIAVNIVLDIFLIPRYQLLGAAFATMLSFSVMFFINLLLSQKLHKIPYRIKFNLLSFLPWIAFCLMWNRLIIFDSLALKIVLIFLYVFVNNMTGVFSFRYAQRKIRDYIKQK